In Zingiber officinale cultivar Zhangliang chromosome 1A, Zo_v1.1, whole genome shotgun sequence, a genomic segment contains:
- the LOC122017635 gene encoding VQ motif-containing protein 31-like — MEKPPSAPSPPPSTTFVQADAATFKELVQRLTGHHEPPHRRSPPNSPSVDAARLSGVKRLHERRRGGGGCSRLKLSVHKPAAAGPASKPASPAAAEEEEVGHKEVIVVNEEEEEQAIKERRFYLHPSPRSRTRMPQPDLLPLFPLTSPKAGEQ, encoded by the coding sequence ATGGAGAAGCCACCTTCCGCGCCGTCGCCGCCGCCCTCCACCACCTTCGTCCAGGCCGACGCCGCCACCTTCAAGGAGCTCGTCCAGCGCCTCACAGGACACCACGAGCCCCCGCACCGCCGCTCGCCGCCAAACTCTCCGTCCGTCGACGCAGCGAGACTCTCCGGCGTCAAGCGGCTCCACGAGAGGCGGCGGGGCGGCGGCGGTTGCTCGCGGCTGAAGCTCTCCGTCCATAAACCCGCAGCAGCGGGCCCTGCCTCGAAGCCAGCGAGCCCGGcagcggcggaggaggaggaggtgggacACAAGGAGGTGATCGTCGTCaacgaagaggaggaggagcaggcGATCAAAGAGAGGCGGTTCTATTTGCACCCTTCGCCCCGGTCCAGGACGAGGATGCCCCAGCCGGACCTGCTGCCCCTGTTTCCGCTGACCTCGCCGAAGGCCGGCGAACAGTGA
- the LOC122017601 gene encoding glucuronoxylan 4-O-methyltransferase 3-like: MKLKSSNSAGKPKLLFLGFVVAVFLLFFLLPSNNSSSSVANRSPASGDQRDGCAKIPPSLAHSIIHYATLNITPQQTLEEVSVTARVLQRRSPCNFLVFGLGHDSLMWSALNHGGRTVFLEEDEQWIARVTKKSPTLEAYHVRYGTKVREAEELMEKGKSSDCTGAVAEEAGGGASSRPSGCELALTDLPSAFYEVEWDVIMVDAPTGYVADAPGRMGAIYTAGMVARGRSAGGTTDVMVHDVDRAVEDRFSMAFLCGGYMKEEVGKLRHFTIPSHRGSPGIKFCP, encoded by the coding sequence ATGAAGCTGAAGAGCTCAAACAGTGCTGGGAAGCCAaagctcctcttcctcggatTCGTCGTCGCAGTGTTCCTCCTCTTTTTCCTCCTGCCATCCAACAACTCGTCCTCATCCGTGGCGAATCGATCGCCGGCGTCAGGAGATCAAAGGGATGGATGCGCGAAGATCCCGCCTTCTCTGGCGCATTCTATCATACACTACGCGACGTTGAACATCACACCGCAGCAGACCCTGGAGGAAGTGTCCGTGACGGCGCGGGTGCTGCAGCGGAGGTCCCCCTGCAACTTTTTGGTCTTCGGCCTCGGCCACGACAGCCTGATGTGGAGCGCGCTGAACCACGGGGGCCGCACCGTCTTCCTCGAGGAGGACGAGCAGTGGATTGCGAGAGTGACCAAGAAGTCCCCGACTCTGGAGGCGTACCACGTCAGGTACGGCACGAAAGTGCGCGAGGCAGAGGAGCTGATGGAGAAGGGGAAGTCCAGCGACTGCACGGGGGCGGTGGCGGAGGAGGCGGGAGGAGGCGCGTCGAGCAGGCCGTCAGGTTGCGAGCTGGCGCTGACTGATTTGCCGAGCGCGTTCTACGAGGTGGAGTGGGACGTGATCATGGTGGACGCGCCGACGGGGTACGTGGCGGATGCGCCCGGGAGGATGGGGGCGATATATACGGCGGGAATGGTGGCGCGAGGGAGGAGCGCAGGCGGGACGACGGACGTGATGGTCCATGACGTGGACAGGGCGGTGGAGGACAGGTTCTCCATGGCCTTCCTCTGCGGGGGGTACATGAAGGAGGAGGTTGGGAAGCTGAGGCACTTCACCATTCCCAGCCACAGAGGCAGCCCTGGAATCAAATTCTGCCCCTGA
- the LOC122017618 gene encoding uncharacterized protein LOC122017618 isoform X2: protein MSFHLMAWLKRKIVDPLMQIIRRGAEPKQLALSTALGITLGVFPICGTTVFLCGLAIGLIGNHCHAPTLMLANFVATPIELSLIVPFLRLGELISGGHHFALTSDAFKKVITGQASKDVFISIFHALLGWIIAAPFILATLYTLLVPCFKLLVRRFSPTNSQEAILL from the exons ATGTCGTTCCATTTAATGGCTTGGCTCAAGAGGAAGATCGTCGATCCGCTTATGCAGATTATTAGAAG GGGTGCTGAACCGAAGCAATTGGCCCTTTCTACTGCTTTAGGCATTACTCTTGGTGTCTTTCCAATATGTG GGACGACGGTTTTCCTTTGTGGTTTAGCCATAGGACTCATTGGAAACCATTGCCATGCTCCAACTCTCATGCTTGCCAATTTTGTCGCCACCCCAATTGAGTTGAG TTTAATTGTACCATTCTTGCGGCTTGGCGAACTCATCTCCGGCGGTCACCATTTCGCATTGACCTCAGATGCCTTTAAAAAAGTGATAACTGGTCAGGCCTCGAAAGACGTTTTTATCAGCATATTTCATGCG TTGTTGGGTTGGATTATCGCGGCACCATTCATCCTTGCCACTCTGTATACTCTTCTGGTCCCTTGTTTTAAGTTACTGGTTCGCAGATTTAGC
- the LOC122017618 gene encoding uncharacterized protein LOC122017618 isoform X1, with product MSFHLMAWLKRKIVDPLMQIIRRGAEPKQLALSTALGITLGVFPICGTTVFLCGLAIGLIGNHCHAPTLMLANFVATPIELSLIVPFLRLGELISGGHHFALTSDAFKKVITGQASKDVFISIFHALLGWIIAAPFILATLYTLLVPCFKLLVRRFSVSPSSSKILATD from the exons ATGTCGTTCCATTTAATGGCTTGGCTCAAGAGGAAGATCGTCGATCCGCTTATGCAGATTATTAGAAG GGGTGCTGAACCGAAGCAATTGGCCCTTTCTACTGCTTTAGGCATTACTCTTGGTGTCTTTCCAATATGTG GGACGACGGTTTTCCTTTGTGGTTTAGCCATAGGACTCATTGGAAACCATTGCCATGCTCCAACTCTCATGCTTGCCAATTTTGTCGCCACCCCAATTGAGTTGAG TTTAATTGTACCATTCTTGCGGCTTGGCGAACTCATCTCCGGCGGTCACCATTTCGCATTGACCTCAGATGCCTTTAAAAAAGTGATAACTGGTCAGGCCTCGAAAGACGTTTTTATCAGCATATTTCATGCG TTGTTGGGTTGGATTATCGCGGCACCATTCATCCTTGCCACTCTGTATACTCTTCTGGTCCCTTGTTTTAAGTTACTGGTTCGCAGATTTAGCGTAAGTCCTTCAAGCTCAAAGATACTAGCCACAGATTGA
- the LOC122017608 gene encoding uncharacterized protein LOC122017608 has product MLLTRLTTDVFGILTISLVLLAVVLGLVCIFHSLYFQFCIRRRHYPQLNYFNGPWVSRIILIIICIWWGFGEIIRLSYLKSKIVSDQAWQKTICKFYVVSNLGFAEPSMFLLLSFLLHAALQESGTLSPRWNRKTLSYVLLCCIPILSMHFALVSFGPKYNNEVSSAKKRNIAKFFRYVGSSSNGDTICMYPLLSTIILACFYVLLIGYVIYICTRLLSLVINQGLRRRIYVLVTPVIILPSRAALLSLSILPPPGNWLYEGIVFLAFFVLLSSITVGVFMLVYFPVADSLALRNVGHVETEGIPYDDYYYDGVSLISNQTHQDVISDESPMRASIPF; this is encoded by the coding sequence ATGCTCCTGACACGTCTTACCACCGATGTATTTGGTATACTGACAATTTCCCTAGTCTTGCTCGCGGTTGTCCTTGGTCTAGTATGCATATTCCACTCCTTGTACTTCCAATTTTGCATCAGGAGAAGGCATTATCCACAGCTGAACTACTTTAATGGGCCCTGGGTTAGCCGTATTATTCTAATTATAATCTGTATTTGGTGGGGTTTTGGAGAGATCATCCGGCTGAGTTACCTGAAATCTAAAATTGTCTCTGATCAAGCATGGCAGAAAACTATCTGCAAGTTCTATGTCGTTTCAAATTTAGGATTTGCAGAACCAAGCATGTTTCTTTTGCTATCATTCCTTCTGCATGCTGCATTGCAGGAGTCTGGCACACTTAGTCCTCGATGGAACAGAAAGACCCTAAGTTATGTGCTTCTTTGTTGCATTCCGATTCTTTCCATGCACTTTGCCCTTGTTTCATTTGGACCAAAGTATAACAATGAAGTGAGCAGTGCCAAGAAAAGAAACATAGCAAAGTTCTTCAGATATGTTGGTTCTTCATCAAATGGTGACACTATATGCATGTATCCCCTACTGAGCACTATAATTCTTGCGTGCTTTTATGTTCTGCTGATTGGCTATGTTATATACATTTGCACAAGGCTGTTGTCTTTGGTTATCAACCAAGGTCTGCGTCGAAGGATTTATGTGCTGGTAACGCCAGTAATCATTCTTCCATCCAGGGCTGCTCTTCTCTCACTGTCCATTCTTCCTCCACCAGGCAATTGGCTGTATGAAGGCATTGTGTTTTTAGCGTTCTTTGTTCTGCTATCTTCCATCACGGTTGGGGTATTCATGCTGGTATATTTCCCTGTAGCAGATTCCTTGGCATTGAGAAATGTAGGTCATGTTGAAACCGAAGGGATACCATATGATGATTACTATTATGATGGTGTATCTCTCATATCTAACCAGACCCATCAAGATGTAATCAGTGATGAATCTCCCATGCGTGCCTCCATACCCTTTTAA
- the LOC121996387 gene encoding mannan endo-1,4-beta-mannosidase 5-like: MQWRRNRVATFLFSSKMAKSCCCLAAALALLAIVSVPCSSFRVGRSSSSSSFVRRRGTQFVLDGSPFLFNGFNAYWLMHVAAEPAERPKVSEVLRAAAAAGLTVGRAWAFSDGGDRALQLSPGVYDERVFQGLDFVIAEAQKSGVRLILSLANNYKDFGGRAQYVEWAHEAGVEVNGEDDFYTNPVVRGYYKNHVQKVLTRVNKFTNVTYKDDPTILAWELINEPRCQEDNSGKTVNAWVQEMASYCKSVDERHMVEIGMEGFYGDSMPEKKQYNPGYQVGTDYISSNLIEEIDFSTIHAYPDVWLPGQNEEARTRFVQRWLRSHWDDAEKTLKKPLVFSEFGKSKKDPGYSEHARDVYLDAVFAGVYDLARIGDGSLGGGLVWQLMAQGMESYYDGYEIVLAQDAAARAVLSRQSRLMSVLARTLKVAVADEKEAGRFAPRGGRGTRRERNALHRG; encoded by the exons ATGCAGTGGCGCCGCAATCGAGTAGCCACGTTTCTGTTCAGCAGCAAGATGGCCAAGTCCTGCTGCTGCCTTGCGGCCGCCCTGGCGCTCTTGGCCATCGTCTCTGTTCCGTGCAGCAGCTTCCGCGTCGGcaggagcagcagcagcagctcTTTTGTCAGGCGGCGCGGAACGCAGTTCGTCCTCGACGGCTCCCCTTTCCTCTTCAACGGCTTCAACGCCTACTGGCTGATGCACGTGGCCGCGGAGCCGGCGGAACGGCCCAAGGTCTCGGAGGTGCTCCGCGCCGCCGCAGCCGCAGGGCTCACCGTCGGCCGCGCCTGGGCCTTCTCCGACGGGGGAGACAGGGCCCTCCAGCTCTCCCCGGGAGTCTACGACGAGCGAGTCTTCCAA GGACTTGATTTTGTGATCGCGGAGGCTCAGAAGAGCGGCGTGAGACTGATCCTTAGCTTGGCGAACAACTACAAGGACTTCGGAGGGAGGGCGCAGTACGTGGAATGGGCACACGAAGCAGGCGTCGAAGTCAACGGGGAGGATGACTTCTACACAAACCCAGTGGTGAGAGGATACTACAAGAATCACGTCCAG AAAGTGCTGACGAGAGTGAACAAGTTCACCAACGTAACCTACAAGGACGATCCAACGATCCTCGCCTGGGAGCTAATAAACGAGCCTCGGTGCCAGGAAGACAACTCCGGGAAGACTGTCAAT GCTTGGGTTCAAGAGATGGCTAGCTATTGCAAGTCGGTGGACGAGAGACACATGGTGGAGATTGGGATGGAAGGGTTCTACGGTGACTCCATGCCTGAGAAGAAGCAGTACAATCCTGGGTATCAAGTTGGAACGGACTATATCAGCAGCAATCTTATTGAGGAGATTGACTTTTCAACCATCCATGCTTACCCAGACGTTTG GCTCCCTGGTCAAAACGAGGAAGCACGGACCAGATTCGTGCAGCGATGGCTGCGGAGTCACTGGGACGACGCGGAGAAGACACTGAAGAAGCCGCTGGTTTTTAGCGAGTTCGGGAAGTCGAAGAAGGACCCCGGTTACTCCGAGCACGCCCGCGACGTCTACCTCGACGCCGTCTTCGCCGGCGTCTACGATTTGGCGAGGATCGGCGACGGGTCGCTCGGCGGCGGGCTGGTGTGGCAACTGATGGCGCAGGGCATGGAGTCTTATTACGACGGTTACGAGATCGTGCTGGCTCAGGACGCGGCCGCCAGGGCGGTGCTCTCCCGGCAGTCTCGCTTGATGTCGGTGCTCGCCCGCACGTTGAAAGTCGCCGTCGCCGATGAGAAGGAAGCGGGCCGTTTTGCGCCTCGCGGCGGCCGGGGAACTAGACGAGAAAGGAATGCCCTTCATCGAGGGTGA